The nucleotide window TGTCGCTGGAGGAGCGCGCCGGTCAGCTGCTCATGGTGGGCGTACCGGCGAACGCGCCGCGCGGGCTCGGCGGGCTCGTGGCCCGCTACCACCTCGGTGGCGCCTTCCTGTCCGGGCGCAGCGTTCGCCCCGCCGCCGATCTCCGTGGCGACCTCGCGGCGTTGCGGCGCCGCGTCGAACCGCCCCTGCTGGTGGCGGTCGACCAGGAGGGCGGCAGCGTGCAGACCCTCAAGGGTCCCGACTTCCCGCTGATCCCGTCGGCGCGGCGACTGGGCGCCGGGCCGAAGGCCGTGCTGCGCGACACCGTTCGTGACAACGCGGGGCGGCTGGCCCGGATCGGTGTGTCGGTCAATCTGGCGCCGGTGGCCGACACGGTGCCGGCGGGTCTGGGTGAGGGCAACCCGCCGATCGGGGCGTTCCACCGGGAGTACGGCTCGGATCCCGTGCGGGTCGCCGAGGACGTCCGTACGGTGGTGCCGGCGTCGCAGGGTGCGGGTGTGCTGACGATCCTCAAGCATTTCCCGGGGCTGGGCCGGGTGCGTGCCAACACCGACACGTCGACCCGGGCAGTCGATCGCACCGCGACCGTCGGCGACGCGTATCTGGAGCCGTTCGTGGCCGGGATCGACGCGGGCTCGGCCGGGGTGATGATCTCGTCGGCGTCCTATCCGCGGCTGGACCCGGAGGCCATCGCGGCGTTCTCGCGGCCGATCGTCACGGGGCTGCTGCGCGACCGTCTCGGCTACACCGGCCTGATCATGTCCGACGACCTCGGCGCGGCGGACGCCGTCGAGTCGGTGCCGACCGGCGACCGGGCCGTGCGCTTCGTGGACGCGGGCGGCGACCTGGTGCTGACGATCCGGCCGCAGAACGTCGGCCCGATGATCGCGGCGCTGCTCGCCGCCGCGCGCGGGTCACCGGTCTTCGCCGACCGGGTGACCGACGCCGCCGCCCACGTCCTGCACGCCAAGTACCGCGCCGGCCTGCTCAGCTGCGCCTAGCCTGTCGGCGTCGGAGTCGGCGCCGGCCCGTACGGCACCATCGAGCTGTAACTGGCGTTCCACGCCGCGTCGTACGCGATGACCCGGACCATCGGGCCGCCGCCGCTGTTCACGGTGACCGTCGCGGTCGGCTCGCTGACCTTGGCGAGCACCCGGACCTCGTCGATGTTGACGGTCAGGAGCACGTGGTACTCGACCACGCCGACGTTGTCGGTCGCGGGTGTCCAGCTCAGGATCCCCCGGCCGTCCGCGGTCTGCCCGGTCAGCACCGGGTTGCCGGGTTTCGAGGGCGGTACCGCGTCGTCGCCGGACCTGGGATAGCTGGGCGGCTGCGGGATGCTGGTCCGCGGTGAGATCGGCGAGAGGTTGCCGGCCGCGTCGCGCGCCGCGACCGCGTAGTGGATGGTCGCCGCCGTCGGGCTGATCGTCAGGGTGATCGGCCCGGTGCCGGTGACCGTGCGCACCGGGTACTGCTGGTAGAACTGTTCGCCCTGGTAGACGACGTAGTCGACAACGCCGACGTTGTCGATCGTCGCCAGCCAGGAGAGCGTCACTGTGGTCGGCGTGACCTCGACGACGCGGGGCCGCCCCGGGGTGAGCGGCGCCTGGGTGTCCGGCGTGGTGGCGGCGTACGACCCGACCGAGACGTCGTCGAACGTGGCGTCGGTGTAGGTCGTGGCGAGTCCGGCCCGGCCGCGGGCGAGCCGGGTGTCGGTGGCCCGCAGCAGCGGCTCGCCGTTGACCACGCCGAGCAGGGTGGTGCCCTTGACGACCAGGGTCAGGTACCGCCAGATCTGCGTGGCGGCCGGATAGGCCGCGGTGGCGAGGGTCGTCGACCGGCCGCCGGACACCCGGCCGAGCTCGACGGTGTTGTCGGCGCGGGTCGTCAGGTAGTAGTGGCTGCCGTCGCCCTGCACCCGGGCCTGCACGCCGGCCGAGGAGCCCGCGTCGCGGTAGGCGGCGGGCCGGACCCGGACGGAGACCGCGTAGTCGGACCAGGACGCCTCGCCGGCCCGGGCCACGGCTCTGGCGCCGGTGTCGGCCTGGCGCAGGCTCTGCTCGGCGACCGACCAGGCGCCGCCGGAGGTGCGCCAGCCGGCGGCGTCGCCGTCGGAGAAGTCGTCGCTGAACAGCACCGGCGCCGCCGCGAAGGCCGCGGTGGCCGGCCCGGTCAGGATCATCGCGGCCGCCAGGCCGGCGCCGGCGATCCGGCGCGTCCAGGTGTGAAAGGTTGCCCCCATTCCCGGGAGCCTAATGAGACATATTTGTGACAGTCAATGTTTCGAAGCGGTTTCGGTCAGGGCGTGCGCAGGGGTACGACGTCCGGGGCGCCCAGGCGCGCGGCGTCGGCCGTCTCGTCGTCCGGCTGCTCCTGCGACGCGCGTTCCGCCTCCACCCGCAGCCGGTAGTGCCGCACCTCCCGTTCCGTCTGCTCGGCGGTCCAGCCCAGCACCGGGCCCATCAGCTCCGCCGCGACCGGTGCGGCGGCGATGCCGCGGTCGAACGTCCCGATCGAGATCCGGGTGCGCCGGGTGAGCGCGTCCTCCAGGTGCCGTGCGCCCTCGTGGCTTGCCGCGTAGACCAGCTCCGCGCGCAGATGGTCCTCCGCGCCCTCGACCGGCCGGCCCAGGCCCGGATCGGCCCGGATCAGGTCGAGGAGCTCGTTGATCAGGGAGCCGTACCGGCCGAGCAGGTGCTCCACCCGGGCCACGTGCAGGCCGGAGGAGTCCGCCAGCAGCCGGCGGCGGTTCCACAGCGCGGTGTACCCCTCGGCGCCCAGCAGCGGCACCCGCTCCGTGCACGAGCGGGGCACCGAGCGGCCGAGGCCGTGCACCGCGGCGTCCACCGCGTCGCGGGCCATCACCCGGTACGTCGTGTACTTGCCGCCCGCCACCACGACCAGCCCCGGCGTCGGGCTGGCGACGGTGTGCTCGCGGGACAGCTTCGAGGTGGACTCCGACTCGCCGGAGAGCAGCGGGCGCAGCCCGGCGTAGACGCCCTGCACGTCGGTCCGGCTCAGCGGCGTCGCCAGCACCCGGTTGACCTGGTCGAGCAGGTAGTCGATGTCGGTGCTGGACGCGGCCGGGTGCGCCTTGTCCAGGGTCCAGTCGGTGTCGGTGGTGCCGATGATCCAGTGCCGGCCCCACGGGATGATGAACAGCACGCTGGACGGGGTGCGGCTGATCAGGCCCGTTGAGGACTGGATGCGGTCCCGGGGCACGATCAGGTGGATGCCCTTGGACGCCCGCACGTGGAACTGGCCGCGCTCGCCGACCAGCGCCTGGGTGTCGTCGGTCCACACGCCCGTCGCGTTGATGATCTGCTGGGCCCGCACCTCGAACACGTTGTCGTGTTCCAGGTCGTGCACCCGCACGCCGGTGACGCGCTCGCCCTCGCGCAGGAAGCCCACCACCTCGGTACGGGACGTGACGTGCGCGCCGTACGCCGCGGCCGTGCGGGCCAGGAACATGGTGTGCCGGGCATCGTCGAGCTGGGCGTCGTAGTACTGCAGCGCACCGACCAGCGCGTCGCGCCGCAGCGCCGGGCAGACCCGCAGCGCGCCGCGCCGCGAGAGGTGCCGGTGGCGCGGCAGTCCGGGCGCGGCCGCGGCCATCGTGTCGTAGAGCAGCACCCCGGCGCCCGCGTAGAGCCGCTCCCAGCCGCGGTGTTGCAGGGGGTAGAGGAACGGGACCGGCCGGGCCAGGTGCGGCGCGAGCCGGGTGAGTATCAGGCCGCGTTCCCGCAGCGCCTCGCGGACCAGGGCGAAGTCCAGCATCTCCAGGTAGCGCAGGCCGCCGTGGATGAGCTTGCTGGACCGGCTGGACGTGCCCGAGGCGAAGTCGCGCGCCTCGAGCAGGCCGACGGAGAGACCGCGGGTGGCGGCGTCGAGGGCGCAGCCCGCGCCCACCACACCGCCACCCACGACCAGTACGTCGACCTCGCTGTCGGCCAGCGCGGAGAGTGCGGCTTCCCGGCTGGCTGGAGAGAGAGCGATGTCAGTCAACGTCGACCCAATCGAGAGTTCGCTGCACGGCCTTCTTCCACCTGCCGTATCCCTGTTCCCGTTGTTCCGGCGTCCATGCGGGCTGCCACCGCCGCGACTCGTTCCAGTTCTCCCGCAGCTCGTCGGTCGACTTCCAGAAGCCGACCGCCAGCCCGGCCGCGTAGGCGGCGCCGAGCGCGGTGGTCTCGGCCACGACCGGCCGGCTCACCGCGACGCCGAGCACGTCCGCCTGGATCTGCATGCACAGCTCGTTGGCGGTGATGCCGCCGTCCACCTTGAGCACGTCCAGGGTGACGCCGGAGTCCTGCGCCATCGCCTCGACCACGTCGCGGCTCTGGTAGCAGATCGACTCCAGGGCGGCCCGGGCCAGGTGCGCGCCGGTGTTGAAGCGCGACAGCCCGACGATCGCGCCGCGGGCGTCGGAGCGCCAGTAGGGCGCGAAGAGCCCGGAGAACGCCGGTACGAAGTAGACGCCGCCGGTGTCCGGCACCGTCGCGGCGAGGGTCTCGCTCTCCGACGCCTCGTTGATGATGTGAAGCTGGTCGCGCAGCCACTGCACGGCCGAGCCGGTGACCGCGATCGAGCCCTCGAGGGCGTACACCGCCGGGGCGTCGCCGAGCTTGTAGCAGACCGTGGTGAGCAGGCCGTTGTTCGAGCGCACCAGCTCCGTCCCGGTGTTGAGCAGCATGAAGTTGCCCGTACCGTAGGTGTTCTTGGCCTCGCCCGGCGCGAAGCAGACCTGGCCGACCGTGGCCGCCTGCTGGTCGCCGAGGTCGCCGGTGAGCGGGACGTCGCCGCCGAGCGGGCCGGGCGCGTGCGCCACGCCGTAGGTGTTCGGGTCCGACGACGGCCGGATCTCCGGCAGCATCTGCCGCGGGATGCCGAAGAACGAGAGCAGCTCGTCGTCCCAGTCCAGGGTCTCGAGGTTCATCAACATGGTGCGGCTGGCGTTCGTCACGTCGGTGATGTGGTTGCCGCCGTCGACGCCGCCGGTGAGGTGCCAGAGCAGCCAGCTGTCGGTGTTGCCGAAGACCGCGTCGCCGCGCTCGGCCGCCGCGCGGACCCCGTCGACGTTCTCCAGGATCCACTGGATCTTGCCGCCGGAGAAGTAGGTGGCCGGCGGCAGCCCGGCCTTGCGGCGGATGACGTCGCCGCGGCCGTCGCGGTCCAGCGCCGAGGCGATCCGGTCGGTGCGGGTGTCCTGCCAGACGATCGCGTTGTAGTACGGGCGCCCGGTGCGCCGGTCCCACACCACCGTGGTCTCGCGCTGGTTGGTGACGCCCAGCGCGGCCAGGTCGCTCGCCTGGAGGTTGGCCTGCTGCATCGCGGTACGGATGACCGAGACGGTCCGGTCCCAGATCTCGATCGGGTTGTGCTCCACCCAGCCGGCCTGCGGCAGGATCTGCTGGTGCTCGAGCTGATGGCGGCCGACCTCGTTCCCACCGTGGTCGAAGATCATGAATCGGGTGCTGGTCGTGCCCTGGTCAACAGCGGCGACGAAATCAGCCACGGTTTGCCTCCACGTTCTCGTTCGGCGGGGTCGGAAGTCTGCCCGGTTCCTGCGGGCCGGCCGTCGGAAGAAACCGTCCTACCAGTGCCTGGTAGAGACCGGCGCCCACGATTCCGCCGACGATCGGGCCGATGATCGGGACCCAGAAGTACAGATAACCCGTCTGGTCCCGGAATGCGCCACCGTATCCGGTCAGGAAACTGGCGAGTCGCGGCCCGAAGTCACGCGCGGGGTTGATCGCGTAGCCGGCGTTGGTGCCCCAGGCCATGCCGATGGCCACGACGATCAGGCCGATGATGAACGGCGCCAGGTTGGCGCCCGGGGGAGTGGCCGCGGCGTCGGTGACCGCAAGGATGAGGAACAGCAGGATGGCGGTGCCGATGACCTGGTCGCGCAGCGCGCCCCACTCGTTGACCGGCAATGTCCCATTGCCCGGCAGGGTGGAGAACACCCCTTGCGTCTTGATGGTGAGGCCGGGGTCGGCCGCGTGCAGCGCCTCGGTGTAGTTCCAGCGCACCAGCAGCGCGGCGGCGAACGCGCCGAGGAACTGGGCGCCGCAGTAGGGCGCCACCTTGCGCCACTCGAAGCCCTTGAAGACCGCGAGCGCGACGGTGACCGCCGGGTTGAGGTGCGCGCCGCTGATCCGGCCCGCGACGTATACGCCGAACGTGACGCCCAGGCCCCAGGCCCAGGCGATGCTGTCGTGGTCGCCGAAGCCGCCGGCCACCACCTGCGCGACGACGCCGACGCCGAAGAGGATGAGGATCAGAGTCCCGGCGAACTCGGCCACGAGCTCGCCGAGCAGTCCCGGGATCTTCAGTCGTTCTGCCATGTGCCCTCCAGGTCCGATGTGACCCGACGCTATGGACGCATCGGTGCACCGGCAATGAACGGCGTTCGGCATTGTCGAACGCTCAGCGTGCGCACTCCGTAACTGATTGGCATAGCATCCGAAACGTGCCCGGCACGGTGCAGTCGATCGAGCGTGCGGCCGCGATCCTGCGGATGCTCGCCGGTGGCACCGGCCGTCTCGGCCTCGGGGAGATCGCGAAATCCCTCGATCTCGCCAAGGGGACGACCCACGGCATCCTGCGCACGCTGCAAGGCGTCGGCTTCGTCGAACAGGACCGGGTGTCCGGCCGGTACCAGCTCGGCGCGGCCCTGCTACATCTCGGCACCAGCTATCTCGACATCAACGAACTGCGCTCCCGATCGATCAACTGGGCGGACCCGCTCGCCGCGCGCAGCGGCGAGGCCGTCCGGATCGGCACCGTGCTGGAGGGCCGGGTGCTGGTCGTGCACCACGTCTTCCGTCCCGACGACACGTTCCAGACCCTGGAGGTCGGCTCGCTCCTTCCGCTGCACGCCACCGCGCTGGGCAAGGTGCTGCTCGCGTACCGGTCCGCGTTGCCGCCCGCGGAGCTCGAACGGTTCACCCGGCGCACGGTCGTGTCGCCCCGCGAACTCGCCGCGGCCCTCGAACAGGTCCGGCTGGCGGGGTGGGGCGCGGAGATCGAGGAGCTGACCCTCGGCGAGGCGGCGATCGCCGCGCCGATCCGGGGGTACGGCGGCCTGGTCGTCGGCGCGATCGGCGTCTCCGGGCTCGTCGAGCGCATGTGCGACACCAGGTACCGGCCGCACCCGCGACTGGTCGGCTACGTCCGGGACGCCGCCCGCGCGGTCTCCCGGGATCTCGGGGCCGCCCGGCACTGAGAACAGGGGAGGCATCCATGACCGAGCGCTACGTGGTCGCCATCGACCAGGGCACCACCTCCACGCGGTGCATCGTGTTCGATCGCCACGGCCAGCTCGTCTCCCTGGCTCAGCAGGAGCACAAGCAGTACTTCCCCCGGCCCGGCTGGGTCGAGCACGACGCGGCGGAGATCTGGCGCAACGTCGAGCGGCTGGGGCCGTTGGCTCTGCAGCGGGCCGGTATCACCACCGAGCAGGTCGCCGCCGTCGGGATCGCCAACCAGCGGGAGACCACAGTGCTCTGGGACCGGCGCACCGGCGTGCCGGTCGGCCGGGCCATCGTCTGGCAGGACACCCGCACCGACGGCCTGGTCAACGCGCTGCTGGCCGCGCCCGGCGCCGACGAGGTGCAGGAGTGCTGCGGCCTGCCACTGGCCACCTACTTCTCCGGACCGCGGATGAGCTGGATGCTTGATCACACGCCCGGGCTGCGGGCCCGCGCCGAGCGCGGCGAGGTGCTCTTCGGCACGATGGAGACCTGGCTGATCTGGAACCTCACCGGCGGCCTGCACGTCACCGACGTCACCAACGCCAGCCGCACGATGCTGCTGGACGTGCGCAGCCTGCGCTGGTCGGCGCGGGCCTGCGAGTTCTTCGGCATACCCCCGGCGATGCTGCCGGAGGTGCGGCCGTCGGTCGCGGTCTTCGGCACGGCGGCGGCCGCGTTCCCGGGCGTACGGATCGGCGCCGCGCTCGGCGACCAGCAGGCCGCTCTGTTCGGCCAGACCTGCTTCACGCCCGGCGAGGCCAAGTGCACCTACGGCACCGGAAGCTTCCTGCTGCTCAACACCGGTACGGAGCTGGTCCGCTCGACGCACGGGCTGCTCACCACCGTCGCGTACCAGCTCGCCGGCGAGCCCGCGCAGTACGCCCTGGAGGGCTCGATCGCGATCACCGGCTCGCTGGTCCAGTGGTTCCGCGACCAGCTCGAACTGATCGCGAGCGCGCCGGAGATCGAGACCCTGGCGCGCACGGTCGGCGACAACGGCGGCTGCTACATCGTCCCGGCCTTCTCCGGCCTGTACGCACCGTACTGGCGCAGCGAGGCCCGCGGCGTCATCGTCGGCCTGACCTCCTACATCACCAAGGGCCACCTGGCCCGGGCGGTCCTGGAGGCGACCGCCTGGCAGACCCGCGAGGTCGTCGACGCGATGAACGCCAACTCCGGGCTGACCCTCAAGACGCTCAAGGTCGACGGCGGCATGACCGCGGACAACCTGCTGATGCAGTACATCGCCGACGTGCTGGACGTGCCGGTGGTCCGCCCGCTGGCCAGCGAGACGGTGTCGCTGGGCGCCGCGTACGCCGCGGGCCTCGCGGTCGGCTACTGGCCGGACCTCGAGGACCTCCGGCGCAACTGGCACCGGGCGGCACAGTGGATGCCGGCGATGGACCCGGACCTGCGCGACCGCGAGTACGACAACTGGCGCCGCGCCGTCGAACGCACCTTCGACTGGATCAAGCCGGCGTGACCACACGGCCGGCCGGCTTGATCCAGTCGAGTCAGGCGGCGGTCAGCTGCTCAGGAAGCTGCGGACCTGGGAGAGCACCGTGGTGTCGGTGAGGTAGCCGAGGTGGGTCTCGCAGAGCACCGCGTTGTTGGTGGCTCCGCTGAGGACAGTGCTGGTGTAGGGGATGATGATGCCGTCGCACGCGGAGTACCAGGTGGCGTACCGCGTCGCGCCGGGGGTCTCGTCGCCGGCGCTGAGGGTGTTGATGAACGACGAGCCGGGGTACATCTGCTGGCAGGTGATGTAGATCAGGCAGGCGCCGGCGTACGTGGTGCCGTGGTTGGCGCCGGCCAGCGAGGCCAGGTGGTTGACGTACTGCGCGCCGCCGAGCTGCTTGAGGTACCAGAGGCTGACCAGGCCGCCCATCGAGTGGTTCACGATGTCGACCTTGGCGGCGCCGGTGCGGCTGCGTACCTGGCTGACGAAGGTGGCCAGTCCGCGGGCGTTTGTCACGTTGTCGCCGTAGGAGTTGTACTCGTAGGCGTACAGCTCGCTGCTGCTGTAGCCGGCGGCCCGGAACACGCTCTGGGCGGTGGCCCAGTTCGAGGCGCTGCCGGTGTAGCCGTGCACGAAGACGACCGGGGTGCGGGCGGCCGCGGCGGCGGGGGCGGCGGGCGCGACCGCGAACGCGGCCACGGCGGCGAGCAGGATTGCGAACATCCGACGCAAGGGGAACCTCCAAGGCGGGGCATCGATGGTCTTCGCAGCCTGCGACGGCAACAGTTTTGACACATCGGTGAAATCACCGGCCTTGCGCTGCCGGGTGATCGACCCGGAAACTTGGGCGCATGGTAATTGCACCATTAGTGCAAGAAGCCCTCGATGACGGTGCCTGCCGGGAACTGCTGGCCGAGCGCCTTCCCGGCCTGCCCGAGGAGCTGGTCACCGCCCTGATCCGGCTCGCGGGCGGCGACCCCGACGTCCTCATCGAGCTCGCCGGGACGCTCACGCCCGGGCAGATCCGCGGCAGCGTGCCGCCGCCGTGCACCCTGCCGCTGACCAGCCGGCTCGGGCGCTCCTGCCGTGCCGCGGTCGCCGGGCTGCCCGGCCCGGCCCGGCGCGCCCTGCTGCTGGCCGCGGCGGACCCGGACCTGACCGCCGGGGAACTGCTGGCCGTGACCGGCGAGCAGGACCTCGTCGCCGCCGAGCAGGCCTGCCTGGTCACGGTCACCCCGGCCGGGGTGCAGTTCCTGCCGGCCGTGCTGCGCGCGGTCGTGTACTACGACGCGCCGCACGCGCGGCGCCGGGCCGCGCACCTGGACCTCGCCGGGCTGCTCGGCCGGCGCGGCGAGCGGCTGCGCGCCCTGGTGCACCGCGCCGCCGCGGCGGGCGGCAGCGACGAGGGCCTGGCCCGGGAGCTGTTCGCGGCGGCCGCCGACGGGCCGGCCCGCACGGCGTCGGCCGCTTACCGGTACGCCGCGGAGCTGACCACCGCGGCCGAGTTCGCCGTCGAGGCCCTCGCGGCCGCCGCCCGGCAGGCCTGGCTGGCGGGGGAGCGGCAGCAGGCCCGGCTGCTGCTGCGCCGGGCCGGGCGCAGCCCGCAGGCGCCGGCGCACGCGCACGCCCTACGCCTGGCCGGCGAGATGGATCTTCGCGAGGGCGCCGCCGCCGCCGCCCGGGACACCCTGCTGACCGCGGCGGCGGAGCTGTCGTCGCGGGACTTCCCCGCCGCGCTGGAGGCCCTGCTGCTGGCCGGCGAGGCGGTGCACCTGGCCGGCGGGCAGGGCGGTTACTGCCGGCTTGCCCGGCGGATCCTCGCCAGGCGCACGCCCGGCGAGCCGGACCCGGTGGCGCAGGCCCGCCACCAGATCGCCGGGCTCACCGCCATGTACGAGGGCGACCACGACGCCGCCTTCACGCACCTGCGCGACGTGCTGCGCACGGCGCCGGTGGTCGCGGACCCCGTCGCGCTGATCCGGGCCGCCAACGCCGCGGTGCTGCTCGGCGACGCGCCCGTGGCCCGCGTGCTCGCCGGCCGGGCGGTCGACCTGGCCCGGGACCGCGGCGCGGTGACGCTGGTGCCGCAGGGGCTCGAGGTGGCGGCCTTCGCCGGGCTGGCGGCCGGGCACCACGACGCCGCCCTGGCCGCGGCGACCGAGGGCGCGGCGCTGGCCCGGGCCACCGGGCAGCCCGGCCTGGCGCAGAACCACCTCGGCGTCCTCGCCGTGCTGGCGGCCCTCGTCGGCGACCGGGACACCTGCATGCTGCGGATCCGCGCCGCCGGGGTGTACGACAGCGCCAACGGCCCGGGGCAGGCGCGCGCCTTCTGCGAGTGGGCGCTGGCGCTGCTCGACCTGGTCGAGGGGCGGCCCCGGGCAGCGCTGCACCGGCTGGACTCGATCTTCGTCGGGCCCGCCGGCCGCGGCAGCCTGGTCGTGCAG belongs to Amorphoplanes digitatis and includes:
- a CDS encoding glycoside hydrolase family 3 N-terminal domain-containing protein; the protein is MTIMRWCLAAAALVPLVVVGAETPAVRPPATSSAPVPAGTFPPCVSAAVGALSLEERAGQLLMVGVPANAPRGLGGLVARYHLGGAFLSGRSVRPAADLRGDLAALRRRVEPPLLVAVDQEGGSVQTLKGPDFPLIPSARRLGAGPKAVLRDTVRDNAGRLARIGVSVNLAPVADTVPAGLGEGNPPIGAFHREYGSDPVRVAEDVRTVVPASQGAGVLTILKHFPGLGRVRANTDTSTRAVDRTATVGDAYLEPFVAGIDAGSAGVMISSASYPRLDPEAIAAFSRPIVTGLLRDRLGYTGLIMSDDLGAADAVESVPTGDRAVRFVDAGGDLVLTIRPQNVGPMIAALLAAARGSPVFADRVTDAAAHVLHAKYRAGLLSCA
- a CDS encoding glycerol-3-phosphate dehydrogenase/oxidase, with the protein product MTDIALSPASREAALSALADSEVDVLVVGGGVVGAGCALDAATRGLSVGLLEARDFASGTSSRSSKLIHGGLRYLEMLDFALVREALRERGLILTRLAPHLARPVPFLYPLQHRGWERLYAGAGVLLYDTMAAAAPGLPRHRHLSRRGALRVCPALRRDALVGALQYYDAQLDDARHTMFLARTAAAYGAHVTSRTEVVGFLREGERVTGVRVHDLEHDNVFEVRAQQIINATGVWTDDTQALVGERGQFHVRASKGIHLIVPRDRIQSSTGLISRTPSSVLFIIPWGRHWIIGTTDTDWTLDKAHPAASSTDIDYLLDQVNRVLATPLSRTDVQGVYAGLRPLLSGESESTSKLSREHTVASPTPGLVVVAGGKYTTYRVMARDAVDAAVHGLGRSVPRSCTERVPLLGAEGYTALWNRRRLLADSSGLHVARVEHLLGRYGSLINELLDLIRADPGLGRPVEGAEDHLRAELVYAASHEGARHLEDALTRRTRISIGTFDRGIAAAPVAAELMGPVLGWTAEQTEREVRHYRLRVEAERASQEQPDDETADAARLGAPDVVPLRTP
- the glpK gene encoding glycerol kinase GlpK — translated: MADFVAAVDQGTTSTRFMIFDHGGNEVGRHQLEHQQILPQAGWVEHNPIEIWDRTVSVIRTAMQQANLQASDLAALGVTNQRETTVVWDRRTGRPYYNAIVWQDTRTDRIASALDRDGRGDVIRRKAGLPPATYFSGGKIQWILENVDGVRAAAERGDAVFGNTDSWLLWHLTGGVDGGNHITDVTNASRTMLMNLETLDWDDELLSFFGIPRQMLPEIRPSSDPNTYGVAHAPGPLGGDVPLTGDLGDQQAATVGQVCFAPGEAKNTYGTGNFMLLNTGTELVRSNNGLLTTVCYKLGDAPAVYALEGSIAVTGSAVQWLRDQLHIINEASESETLAATVPDTGGVYFVPAFSGLFAPYWRSDARGAIVGLSRFNTGAHLARAALESICYQSRDVVEAMAQDSGVTLDVLKVDGGITANELCMQIQADVLGVAVSRPVVAETTALGAAYAAGLAVGFWKSTDELRENWNESRRWQPAWTPEQREQGYGRWKKAVQRTLDWVDVD
- a CDS encoding MIP/aquaporin family protein — encoded protein: MAERLKIPGLLGELVAEFAGTLILILFGVGVVAQVVAGGFGDHDSIAWAWGLGVTFGVYVAGRISGAHLNPAVTVALAVFKGFEWRKVAPYCGAQFLGAFAAALLVRWNYTEALHAADPGLTIKTQGVFSTLPGNGTLPVNEWGALRDQVIGTAILLFLILAVTDAAATPPGANLAPFIIGLIVVAIGMAWGTNAGYAINPARDFGPRLASFLTGYGGAFRDQTGYLYFWVPIIGPIVGGIVGAGLYQALVGRFLPTAGPQEPGRLPTPPNENVEANRG
- a CDS encoding IclR family transcriptional regulator; the encoded protein is MPGTVQSIERAAAILRMLAGGTGRLGLGEIAKSLDLAKGTTHGILRTLQGVGFVEQDRVSGRYQLGAALLHLGTSYLDINELRSRSINWADPLAARSGEAVRIGTVLEGRVLVVHHVFRPDDTFQTLEVGSLLPLHATALGKVLLAYRSALPPAELERFTRRTVVSPRELAAALEQVRLAGWGAEIEELTLGEAAIAAPIRGYGGLVVGAIGVSGLVERMCDTRYRPHPRLVGYVRDAARAVSRDLGAARH
- the glpK gene encoding glycerol kinase GlpK → MTERYVVAIDQGTTSTRCIVFDRHGQLVSLAQQEHKQYFPRPGWVEHDAAEIWRNVERLGPLALQRAGITTEQVAAVGIANQRETTVLWDRRTGVPVGRAIVWQDTRTDGLVNALLAAPGADEVQECCGLPLATYFSGPRMSWMLDHTPGLRARAERGEVLFGTMETWLIWNLTGGLHVTDVTNASRTMLLDVRSLRWSARACEFFGIPPAMLPEVRPSVAVFGTAAAAFPGVRIGAALGDQQAALFGQTCFTPGEAKCTYGTGSFLLLNTGTELVRSTHGLLTTVAYQLAGEPAQYALEGSIAITGSLVQWFRDQLELIASAPEIETLARTVGDNGGCYIVPAFSGLYAPYWRSEARGVIVGLTSYITKGHLARAVLEATAWQTREVVDAMNANSGLTLKTLKVDGGMTADNLLMQYIADVLDVPVVRPLASETVSLGAAYAAGLAVGYWPDLEDLRRNWHRAAQWMPAMDPDLRDREYDNWRRAVERTFDWIKPA
- a CDS encoding esterase/lipase family protein, producing the protein MFAILLAAVAAFAVAPAAPAAAAARTPVVFVHGYTGSASNWATAQSVFRAAGYSSSELYAYEYNSYGDNVTNARGLATFVSQVRSRTGAAKVDIVNHSMGGLVSLWYLKQLGGAQYVNHLASLAGANHGTTYAGACLIYITCQQMYPGSSFINTLSAGDETPGATRYATWYSACDGIIIPYTSTVLSGATNNAVLCETHLGYLTDTTVLSQVRSFLSS
- a CDS encoding helix-turn-helix domain-containing protein produces the protein MQEALDDGACRELLAERLPGLPEELVTALIRLAGGDPDVLIELAGTLTPGQIRGSVPPPCTLPLTSRLGRSCRAAVAGLPGPARRALLLAAADPDLTAGELLAVTGEQDLVAAEQACLVTVTPAGVQFLPAVLRAVVYYDAPHARRRAAHLDLAGLLGRRGERLRALVHRAAAAGGSDEGLARELFAAAADGPARTASAAYRYAAELTTAAEFAVEALAAAARQAWLAGERQQARLLLRRAGRSPQAPAHAHALRLAGEMDLREGAAAAARDTLLTAAAELSSRDFPAALEALLLAGEAVHLAGGQGGYCRLARRILARRTPGEPDPVAQARHQIAGLTAMYEGDHDAAFTHLRDVLRTAPVVADPVALIRAANAAVLLGDAPVARVLAGRAVDLARDRGAVTLVPQGLEVAAFAGLAAGHHDAALAAATEGAALARATGQPGLAQNHLGVLAVLAALVGDRDTCMLRIRAAGVYDSANGPGQARAFCEWALALLDLVEGRPRAALHRLDSIFVGPAGRGSLVVQVAATPHLIEAYWRCDPPPHTPPVARTAVLDGAFEPFDRWAAGTGQPYWLALRARCRALRAADPHAAEEYFQEALREHRRGDADFARAHTELLFGRDLRRRRRPGAAREHLRRAEETFRLLDAAPWAAQADVELRAAGAPVAPRPVSAARGLTAQQERIARLVADGATNREVAEQLFLSPRTIDHHLRNVFARLGVRSRTELARRLG